The genomic DNA GTCCGGCCTCACCGACGTCGACGCGATCACGCTGTCCAGCCTGCGCCTGTACGCGCTCGAGCGCCTCGAGCTGATCGCCACGGTCACCGCGGTCGGCATCGCCATGCTCGCCAACCTCGGCTTCAAGCTCGGCCTCGCCGCGGCGATCGGCGGCCGCGCCCTCGCGCTGCGCGCCGCCGCCGGCATGGTCAGCGTCGCGCTCGGCCTGCTCGCCGGCCTGGCCTGGGTGGGACTCGGCTAGCCCGCATGGGATTCTCGCGCCTGCCGCCTGCCGCCTGCCGCCTACCGCCTACCGCCCCGAGCAATGCCCCCCGGAGGCCGCCTGCCCGCTGCCGAGCGCGATCGGCGGCGGCTCCACGCGGATGTTGCTGCTGCTCGCGGTGTCGAGCACGAGCAGGCCGAGGGCGACCAGCCAGAAGATCGCGAAGCCGGTGCGGAAGAGTCTTTCCTTGTCCATGTCTTCCTCCCTACGCACCGACGCGGCGGCGGATGCGCACGCCGACGATGGAGCCGGCGAAGGCGAGCGCGAACCACACCCAGCCGTGCAGGCTGGCCGAGGCGATGCCGCCCAGGTAGGCGCCGACGTTGCAGCCGAAGGCCATGCGCGCGCTGTA from Candidatus Hydrogenedentota bacterium includes the following:
- a CDS encoding DUF4010 domain-containing protein; the encoded protein is ERAEAVLPTTGNPTELKTALGFGAVYALVLLAAAWLSDFAGNRGLYVLAFVSGLTDVDAITLSSLRLYALERLELIATVTAVGIAMLANLGFKLGLAAAIGGRALALRAAAGMVSVALGLLAGLAWVGLG
- a CDS encoding YeeE/YedE family protein, producing the protein TNIGLIYGAIAASRWNGAPKFTAPSGRRLAAAAVAGLVMGYSARMAFGCNVGAYLGGIASASLHGWVWFALAFAGSIVGVRIRRRVGA